From the genome of bacterium, one region includes:
- a CDS encoding tyrosine-type recombinase/integrase has translation PATPHSLRHSFAVHLLEAGVNLKYIQELLGHSSIQSTLIYLKLAPECAKAVRSPLDQLPPLPPTRQR, from the coding sequence GCCAGCGACGCCACATTCTCTTCGCCACAGCTTCGCGGTCCATCTACTCGAGGCCGGTGTCAACCTCAAGTATATCCAGGAGCTTCTCGGCCATTCCTCGATTCAGTCAACGCTGATCTATCTCAAGCTCGCGCCCGAGTGCGCCAAGGCCGTTCGCAGCCCACTGGATCAGCTGCCGCCATTGCCGCCGACGCGACAGCGCTGA